A window from Brachyspira hampsonii encodes these proteins:
- a CDS encoding mucin-binding protein, with amino-acid sequence MNPTDPQTPGAPIHPDEPDGPKWPTRTNYDKTVHETVSYVDQTGHVVAKPHTDSVNFTRTVVVDNVTGEVITSGAGTTAWTATNGDTTFDAVVSPVVSGSVADKAQTAVVTDLNADSADVNETVTYTKVGSLVPSSSDGNFPRVPRVVYPNDPRDATKVTPAGVPTVPGYTAHDPEGHVLTPGSRYQPSDPTKDTTITYTADQQKGSVSYVDDTTGKTLKTDSISGTTGSKSSYSTSGSIADYKKHGYELVTDGYPADLTFDNDDKQIRTWPKRPVPFLWVGLR; translated from the coding sequence GTGAATCCAACGGATCCACAGACACCGGGAGCGCCAATCCATCCAGATGAACCAGATGGACCAAAGTGGCCAACTCGCACCAACTATGATAAGACGGTCCATGAGACCGTCAGTTATGTTGATCAGACTGGACACGTAGTGGCCAAGCCGCACACTGATTCTGTCAACTTCACACGAACCGTCGTTGTCGATAACGTTACTGGTGAAGTGATTACGAGTGGTGCTGGAACAACCGCCTGGACAGCGACAAATGGTGATACAACCTTTGATGCCGTTGTTAGTCCAGTGGTGTCGGGATCTGTAGCTGATAAAGCGCAGACAGCTGTCGTAACTGACCTGAATGCCGATTCAGCAGATGTTAATGAGACCGTGACATACACGAAAGTCGGATCATTGGTACCAAGCTCAAGTGATGGGAACTTCCCTAGAGTACCAAGAGTAGTCTATCCAAATGACCCACGTGATGCGACGAAGGTTACACCAGCCGGTGTACCGACGGTACCAGGTTATACAGCACATGATCCAGAAGGTCATGTTTTGACACCCGGTAGCCGTTATCAGCCAAGTGATCCGACGAAAGATACAACGATCACCTATACCGCAGATCAGCAAAAAGGTAGTGTCAGCTACGTTGATGATACGACCGGCAAAACTTTAAAGACGGATTCAATTTCAGGAACAACGGGCTCGAAATCCAGTTATAGTACCAGTGGCAGCATTGCGGATTATAAGAAACACGGGTATGAGTTAGTTACTGATGGCTATCCAGCAGATTTGACATTCGACAATGATGACAAACAGATCAGAACTTGGCCGAAGCGCCCCGTCCCTTTTTTGTGGGTGGGATTGCGGTGA